One genomic window of Magnolia sinica isolate HGM2019 chromosome 3, MsV1, whole genome shotgun sequence includes the following:
- the LOC131241316 gene encoding bidirectional sugar transporter SWEET3b-like — protein sequence MGEALRMAIGIMGNAATLLLYASPILTFKRIIKKRSTEEFSCIPYTVALLNCLLYTWYGLPIVSVKWENFLLITINGFGIFLESSFIVTYIWFAQAERKKIVSFMAVAVIVIFSTTMLVSMFALHDHHLRKLLVGSVGLAASATMYASPLVVMRRVIHTKSVEFMPFYLSFFSLVNSLLWVIYGVLSHELILAAPNLLGTPLGVLQLAIYCKYRKTKGISKEPNKLDLEKNGLELKPHQPVSNGKE from the exons atgggagaGGCTCTGCGCATGGCTATTGGAATAATGG GAAATGCTGCCACTTTACTGTTGTATGCATCACCCAT ATTAACTTTCAAAAGGATAATAAAGAAGAGAAGCACTGAGGAATTTTCTTGCATCCCTTACACCGTTGCTCTATTGAATTGTCTTCTGTATACATGGTATGGTTTGCCCATCGTGAGCGTTAAGTGGGAGAATTTCCTTCTGATTACCATCAATGGCTTCGGGATTTTTCTTGAGTCCTCCTTCATTGTCACATATATCTGGTTTGCTCAAGCTGAGAGAAAG AAGATCGTTTCATTCATGGCGGTAGCAGTGATTGTGATTTTTTCTACGACTATGCTAGTCTCCATGTTTGCTTTGCATGATCATCATCTAAGAAAGTTGCTGGTTGGGTCCGTGGGATTAGCAGCCTCTGCTACCATGTATGCTTCGCCACTAGTGGTTATG AGACGAGTAATCCACACCAAGAGTGTAGAATTCATGCCCTTCTACTTATCCTTTTTCTCGTTGGTCAACAGCTTATTGTGGGTGATATATGGAGTGTTAAGCCATGAACTCATCCTTGCG GCTCCTAATCTCTTGGGTACCCCGTTGGGTGTACTTCAGCTTGCTATATACTGCAAGTATAGGAAGACCAAGGGAATTTCCAAAGAACCTAACAAGTTGGACTTGGAGAAGAATGGCTTGGAATTAAAACCTCACCAACCCGTTTCTAATGGCAAGGAATGA